One window of the Rosa rugosa chromosome 3, drRosRugo1.1, whole genome shotgun sequence genome contains the following:
- the LOC133738835 gene encoding uncharacterized protein LOC133738835 gives MLRRGSITISMLSDSTMLVGWCRPRRRIRRRRGSTIWLGNKRRRFCLGSRSVLQWGAMAGPIRMVRKIIMEMVPNGRWIEAYNWSLPILRPQIFPMC, from the coding sequence ATGTTGAGGAGAGGTTCTATCACCATATCTATGTTGTCAGACTCCACTATGTTGGTTGGGTGGTGCCGGCCACGGAGGCGGATTAGAAGGCGGAGAGGTAGCACAATATGGCTCGGGAATAAGCGCCGACGGTTCTGCCTAGGCTCGCGTTCAGTGCTACAATGGGGGGCAATGGCTGGTCCTATTCGGATGGTAAGGAAAATCATTATGGAGATGGTACCTAATGGAAGGTGGATAGAAGCTTATAATTGGTCTTTGCCAATTTTACGTCCACAAATATTTCCCATGTGTTAA